The genomic window AGGATTCCATTGACCATTCCGATCTCTAAAGGAATAGATTCTCTCCTTAGCTCTGGACTTCTCTTCATCCCTTCGCGCTCCTCCAAAAGCAGCATCAAAACCACCTTCCTTCAAAGCGTCCAAAAGAGCTTTAGTTTTTAAAGCACCACAACAGGTTACTGTGCCTTCAGACCAGGGATTCATACCTTTATCCAGAGCAGGTGTATTACTATGGACAATGAGTTTGATATCCAGCTCTTTAGCTAATTGGTCGCGAAAGCTAATCATCTCATCGAATTTATAGGAAGTATCAATATGAAGAAGGGGAAAGGGTATTTTACCAGGATAGAAAGCCTTTCTGGCAAGATGTAACATAACCGAAGAATCTTTGCCTATAGAGTATAGCATAACAGGATTATCAAACTCTGAAGCAACTTCCCTGATAATATGTATCGATTGAGACTCCAAACTCTTAATGGTCGACTGAACGTATGACATTCTTACTTCCTTTGTAGTCTTATGGAGGAAAAAATGTCAAACAGATGTTATATAATGATCATTATCTCTTTAGGAATTAGTTAAATCCCATATTTACTACCTCAACGATAGATCACCATATATTTTGAGAGCTCTACCATCTTTGTCAACTTGTAGCTCACGATCCGGGAAAAAATGGGGGAGCCGTTGTTCAATCTGTTGAACGACTTCATCCTCTATTTGTTTTCTAACCTCATTGCTAATGTTTTCAAGGGTAGATAGACTTATCTCGACAACATAGCCACGACCATATTCGGAACCATAGCCTGCAGAAAAGGATACTCCAACATTAAACAAACCGTCTGCTGATTTATTGCTTGTTTGTCCTCTCTCAGCTCTATTAGGATGCAGGGAGAATCTTCCATGATATTTGTCTTCCAAATAGTCATCTATCTCATCAAACATAGATTTGAATTTATTGTCCCATTCAACTAATTTTGGATGTCTCATTTTATTACCAGGTTGCCGTTACAGATATATCTTCTGTACTTAGGAGTATATCTTTTACTTTCATTTGAAAATGCAAACTTCTATCATCATGATCCACATCGTTTGGAGTCAACTCTATAAAATCACTAGGAACATTTAATTGGAAATCAATAGTCCCATCGGAAAAGAAATTTTCTATAACTTCATTAGCCATTTCCCCAAATTCTTCCGGATTTGACTTAGCAAAATTAATATCCAATCTATCAGGACTACCAGAACTAAACTCAATCCGATATTCGTCAGAACCGGTAAAGAGCTGATTAAGGCTATCCAAACTGTCAAAAGACAACTCAGCAGAGATATTTACATAGTTATCATCTTCAGACTTATCCCATTTGTTAAGGGTTAGCCCTTCAATACGATTCACAGTATCTTCAAAATCACCTTTACCAACAGGTATGGGATATACAGGATCATTAGGATCGATCCTTCCCATATTCATGAATATCTTATCAACCTGATACGCAAGCTCCACTGTTCCTGTATTATCAGATTTCAAATTCACTACTGTCTTCAGGTTCAGACAACCAGACAACAATAAGCTAGCCAGTAGGGATATAATAATTCCTTTATTCCTCATTATCTTTTTCTTCTCCAAAGTTCTCAAACATTTTCTTTACACCATAATTTTCTTTTTTAGATACAGGAGCTGAGCCTAAAAAAAAGAGTAAGGGCAGTATCACTAGTAAAGCGCCAATAACAATTTGTACCTGCCAGCTTGCCAGGACCTGAAAAATCGTACCAATCATCGCCCCATGGTATCACCACTTTTGGTGTTCTTTCAAGCTATCAAATATATTACAGTAACTCAGATATCTATCTTCCAATATAAGGCCAGATTCAACGGCCTTTTTAACAGCACATTTCGGTTCATGAGTATGTGTACAGGGCTGGAAACCACATTCACTGATATAAGGAATAAACTCTTCAAAATGATGCACTAAATCATCACTTTCCAATTCGCTGACTTCTAATTCCCTGATACCTGGAGTATCAACAATACCAGCCTCATTTATTTGACTGACTTCTACTGCAAAACAGGTGGTATGATTCCCTCTGTTATACTTCTCATTGAGTTGGCCAACCTGGAGTTTTAGTCCTGGTTCCAGAGCATTCAGAATACTAGACTTACCAACACCGGATTGCCCTACAAAAGCTGTATACTTACCAAAAATAGCCTTTTCAAGAGTCTCCATCCCTGTACCCTGCTTAGCACTGCAATAATAAATAGGGATACCAAGCTGTTCAAAATGATGTAGACGAATCTGCATGTTTTCATCAATATTCTGATCGATTTTATTCACAACAATAGCCATAGGAACATTACCCTGTTCTGCAGCTATAACCACCCGATCGATAAAACGAGGTCTGAAAGGAGGAGATTCAGGAGACGTTACACAGAGAACCTGATCTAGGTTAGCACAAATAGTCTGGGGGGCCCGCCGCTTTTTATTCCATCTGGCGAAAAAGTTCTTCCTTTCTTTTCTTGACAGTATCATCCCTTTTCCAGGATGATGTTCATCTAGCTCAAAATTAACCAGGTCCCCTACAGCAAGAGGGTTATAGGCGCCTACAACGTCTTTTAATATCTTACCTTTGATACGGCATTCATATCTTTCCTCATGGCATTCAACAGTAAAAATATTATTAATACCTAATATAACCCGTCCTATCAACACAAGGCCTCACCCCAAGTTAGCTGAAATTCTTTCAGAAACCCATCATACTGATTATGATCAACAGAAGAAGTTGTAATGAAAAAATCTTTATCTGTTTTTTTATTATTTAATTTACGTTCCTTGTTTAAAACACAATGCACTTGTTTTGTAACTCCTTCACAACTATCAATAACCTTGACCGATGATCCAAGAGAATCACTTATCAGGTCTTTTACATGGAGAAAATGGGTACAACCTAATACTAATGTATCTATTCCACTATTTGTAAAAGGTCTGAGAGATTCATAAACTACATTTTCTAATACTTTAACTTCATTGAGATAGCGCTGTTCAACAGCTTTAACAATATCACCAGCACCAACCTTTATGACTTCCTTGTCAGAAGCAAAATCGACAATTAAGCGATCCACATAAGAGGCCTTTACTGTAGCCTTTGTAGCGAGAACACCGATTCGATTCTTGGATTGTTTAGCAGCTGGTTTAACAGCAGGAACAACACCAACGATGGGATAGGAAAAATGATCTCTTAACACTTTTAAAGAAGACACAGAGGCCGTGTTACAAGCAACAAGCAATAACTTGGGATTCCATTTTTGGGTAACATGAGTCACCAGATCGAGAACAACCTGATTTAATTCCTCTTCACTCTTATCCCCATAGGGAAAATGGGCTGTATCAGCCACATAAATATAGTTTTCCAGGGGCAAAGACTTCCTGATATCTTTTAAATACGGCAGACCACCTACCCCTGAATCAATAATCACAACAGGTTGATTCAACATTTTATCCAGATAGTACACATGAATCCCATATTATATAGAAAGGCAGTCTAATTCAATTCCTACTTGCGACTTTTACAAGTATAGATTAGCTTTACAAACATGGATGACTTTAATAAACCCATCATCAATTATTTATCAGTGAGTGATAAAGTATTCAGGGATAAAGATTTTACAGATAAAATATGGCATATGGTCAAGTTATCCCATTGTAAATTTTATAACTGCAACTTTGAACGTGCCAAATTAACTCTGTTTATGTCCCCCTTCTCTGAATTTGCAGATTGCCAATTCGATGGAGCTTTCATTCAGTATTCTGATTTTTCGGGAAGTGTCCTACAGAACTGTTCTCTTGTAGAATCAGATATTCTTCATTCTAATTTTAATGGGATAGAAGGTAACAATCTTGATTTCTCAGATTCAGATCTGTACCTGAGTCGCTTTCGATCTTCCCAACTTCGGAACATAAAGTTTGTTGACTGTAACTTAAAGCGAGTAGATTTTCAGGGATGTAGAAGACATGAAGTAACCTTCAAATACTCTAACTTTGAGGAAGCCTTTTTTGATAGTGAGTCCTCCCAATGAAAATATTCCCCTACTTCAGTCCAGAAATGTTATCAAACTCCTATCTTATAGGTCCTGATAAGGGTGGAGAAGCTATCCTCATTGATCCTGGTCAACTGGATACTAACCTTCTCATGATGATAGAAGATAATAACTTTTATATTAAAGGTGTCCTTATAACCAGATTCAGTCCTGCCCATACTCATGGATTAAGGACATTACTAAGAGTCTATGATGCTCAGGTCTATGCCCATCGTAATGCTGTTTATGAAGGGAGTTATTATCCAGTTAAGGACCAGGAAGTACTTCCTTTTAACAACTTTAATGTGCAATGCCAGTTTATCCCAGAACATTATTCTGACTCTGTTATGTATCATCTCAATGACTGGGTCTTTACAGGAGATGTCTTAAGTGCCGGGAATTTTGGGCACACAGAGAATCTTTTTAAGAACTCTAACCTAAAACTAGCCCTTACTCAGGGATTATTTAAAATGGAGCCTAAGACTCAACTTTTTCCCGGATTTGGACCTCCAACAACAGTAGAGGGAGAGACAAAATGGAATCTAGCCTCCCATAGTTCTTAATTGATCTATCAAATTAAGCATGTGTAGAGGCAGGGAAGCCTCAAAGCTATGAACCTGGCCATCTATGGGTAGGCGTATCTCAAGATGAAAAGCATGTAAACAAAGACTGGCGTCCTTGTATATTTTATCCTTCCGGGCATAAAGAGGATCCCCTAATATAGGACAACCTAATTCCTTCATATGTACTCGTAACTGATGAGTACGTCCTGTAACGGGTGATAACTCTACAAGGGAATAATCCGACCATTCTTCTAAGACCTTCCATTTAGTTAAAGAATGCTTTCCCTTCGCGTCGTGCATTTCAAATATCTTACGGTTTACTTCGTCCCGCTTAATATACCCTTCGACCTGTCCTTCCTTTTGAGGCAAAAGACCTTTAATAATAGCTAGGTACTGTTTGTGGGTTTCCCTATTGCGGAATTGTTCTGCAAAATATTCTAGTGAGTCCTGTGATTTGGCCGTTATAATTACCCCAGAGGTATCCTTATCCAAACGATGAACAATCCCGGGTCTCAGATTGGCCTCTTCAAAGTTGTCCTCATGATTCTTCAAATGATAAAGCAATCCGTGAACAAGAGTCCCTGTATAATTCCCCTGAGCGGGATGAACAACCATTCCCTGAACCTTATTTAATACAAGGCAATCCTTGTCTTCATAGAGTATATCTAAAGGAATGGGTTCTGCCTTGATATCCAGGGATGGAGGGTCGGTTAAACACAAACGTATAAAGTCTTCATCTTTAACTGTTTTTGAAAGCTTGGCTAACTTCCCATTAATATAGACTTCCCTTGTCCGATTCTTAAGTTGGCTTCTTGTGAGATATCCTAAGATATCACTCATATATTTATCGACTCTGATGGGATAGTGATCATCCCATTCTACCTGATGTTCTTCTATTAACATAATTATCTGGACCTGTGTTTTTTTATTTTAAAGACGATCATATCAGCTATAGCGATTACAGCAGCAACTGAAACCCCTATATAAATTTTTGAGTAAGCTTCTTTCTCCGAGGATGACAAGCTCTGGTTCGCTACCCAGGGAACATAGGGGGCCCCATAGGCATCAGCATAGCTATTGTATCCCAGATTAATGAATAATAAGGCAAAAGGTATGGCCCCTAAGAAAATAGATTCAAAACGACGCATATCTAAAGCCCACCTGGGAAAATCATCCCGATCCCAGGTAACAGTATCCTCATCAGCAGCCATAAGGGGATTGAGTAATAACAGACCTGTTATGACCAGCGTTATAAGGCGTTTCAAGCATATACCCTATGACCAAAGATTGCCGTTCCCACTCTCACTAAGGTCGAGCCTTCCTGTATAGCCCATTGGTAATCTCCGGACATTCCCATAGACAGAGTGTCCCAATCATATCCTTTAGCTATTCCCTTTTGATACATATCATATAGGGCAGCAAAGCTTCTTCTAATCGGAACTTCTTCCCCTACAAAAGGAGCCAGGGTCATTAAGCCTTTTAAATGAAGGGAGGACAGACCATTAACGTGCTCCACTAATTTCCACAGATTATCTTCACCTTCCAGTCCGTTCTTACTGGCTTCACCTGAAGTATTCATTTCAATAAGGACATTCAATTGCAGTCCTAGGTCAGTTGCCTTCTTATCGAGGAGAGTAGCTGTTTTTATCTTATCCAGGCTTTGAATGGCTGAAAACAAACCAGGAACTTTAGAGGCTTTTTTAGATTGTAAATGACCAATCATATGTAGTTCTAAGTCCCCGGGTGGATTAGTAAATTTATCCAATGCTTCCTGGACTCTATTCTCACCAAAGAGTCTTTGACCTTCTTCATAAGCAGCCATAGCCGCTTCTAAGGGATGATTCTTACTCACAGCCATAAGGCGGACTTCATCAGAAGATCGTCCTGCTTTATGACATGCTTCTTTTAGTCCATTGCGGACAATATTCAAGTTGACTTTAACCTGTTCCATTTCTTAATTTTAACATATGGTCACCCCCCAGGGAAGAGTGATAAGAGTCGAATCTTGACTTAATCAATCCGACTAATGTATTGTGACCGAACAGGAGTCTTAAGTATGAGTGAAAAACAATTTACTGATCGCCAAAAAGCGACATGGAGAAATAAGGTCGGATTAGCAGAAATGCTAAAAGGTGGAGTTATCATGGATGTTGTAACTCCCGAACATGCAAAGATTGCAGAGGAAGCAGGAGCTTGTGCAGTAATGGCATTAGAACGTGTTCCAGCAGACATCAGAGCCGATGGCGGTGTTGCCAGAATGTCCGATCCTAAATTAATTAAGGAAATCCAGGAAGCAGTATCTATTCCTGTCATGGCTAAGTGCCGAATTGGTCACTTTGCTGAAGCACAGATATTGGAAGCTTTAGGTGTCGATTTTGTGGATGAAAGTGAAGTTTTAACTCCCGCAGATGATCAATTCCACGTATATAAAGATGATTTCAAAGTCCCCTTTGTCTGTGGTGCTAAGAACCTGGGAGAAGCCCTTCGACGTATTGGTGAAGGAGCTGCCATGATCAGAACCAAGGGGGAACCTGGTACTGGTGATGTTATTGAAGCCGTAAGACATATGCGAACTATGGTAGATGAAATCAAGAGATTAACGACTTTACCTAAGCAACAATTGATGTCAGCAGCCAAGGATCTTCAGGCTCCTTATGACCTTGTCTGTGAAGTAGCAGAGACAGGGAAGCTACCTGTTCCTAACTTCTCAGCTGGTGGTATTGCCACTCCTGCTGATGCAGCGTTAATGATGCAATTAGGTGCAGAAGCCGTTTTCGTTGGTTCTGGTATATTCAAATCAGATAACCCAGCTCGAAGAGCAAAGGCAATTGTTGAAGCTGTTACCTATTACAATGATCCCAAAAAACTTGCTGAGATCTCTGAAGATCTTGGTGGACCTATGACTGGTATTAATTGTGATGATTTAAGTGACAAAGAAAGAATGGCCGAAAGAGGTTGGTAATATGATCATTGGAGTATTATCACTCCAAGGGGGATATGCCAAACATGCTGAATCCATGATTGCCCTGGGAGCGGATACTAGATATGTCCGCTCAAGGGAGGAATTAGAACAAGTAGACGGTTTGATACTACCCGGAGGAGAAAGCACTACCATTGGTAAACTACTAGATCGTTTTGAGATGCTTACTCCTTTAAAGGATAAGTTAGCTAATGGGTTTCCCGTGTATGGAACCTGTGCAGGTATGATCTTATTAGCGAAAGATATCAAAGGTTATAGTCAATTCAAACTTGATGCGCTTGACATCAGTGTAGAACGAAATGCCTATGGAAGACAGATCGAAAGTTTCGAAGCAGAGATCCCTTCTTCTTTTACAGATACTCCTGTGAGAGGTGTCTTTATTAGAGCACCTCGAATAACTAATATTGGAAAAGAAGTGGAAGTACTAGCTAGTTTTGAAGACGTTCCTGTTCTCGTACGAGAAGGCAATGTATTAGCTGGTAGTTTTCATCCAGAACTAACTGATGATAAGAGAATCCATCAATATTTTTTGGAGATGGTTAAGAATAGGGCTGATGTTTAAACATCAGCTTTTTTTATTAATGGAAAATATGTTGATTCTTCCTTGTAGATTAGATTTCTTATTCTCATGCCCGGACCTCTAGCCAATTCTCCGCCCCTACCCTATTGCTTTCATATATTATGAGAATCAATATGAAAAACCTAAGATTAATGACGTTCCTGAACTGGATGAGTATGAATCCTTCTCTAACAGGGTAATAGAAAATGGTTCCAGATATGGTGTAATAATCAGTAAAGACAAGATATTTTACAACAATCTAAATCTTTGATTAGTATTGGATCAAGAAGACCTGTACTTTGATTCCACAGGATATCTCAGTTATGACATTGGCGATAATACTGTACATTTTATTTTTGGTGGTGGCTATGTAACCGATGACATTCTATTCACAAAGAAATCTACAGAGTTCGGCCGTAAGGATATTTTGGAAGAAATATGGGACACTGATAATAAGGAAGTAAATAGTGAGTATAGCTATGAAACCTTTACAAAACCCACAAAAATAACGAATCTCAGTAGACTTTTATCTACCTTTAGATAACCTAGTACTGTTAAATGGCTTTTTTGATTTCGATCATCCTGAGTTGTACATGGACAATGCCAGAATAATAAAGAAGGTATTGGTTGAAGATAATGTTCACTTTGAACAAATTGACTTTCCCAAAGAAGTAGATAACATCAAGTTAACCGTATTAGAAGTTTTTAGGGTACTTAGCATCGGTTGATATCTTATTTGGTCTTTCCTTCAGAGATGATATGCTTATTCCAATTCCTCAGGTTTTGATAGTTCCTTAAGAAATAAAAATACTGGTAAGCCAAAGGAGACACCTACAGTAAATGTTCCCAAAATAGATATCCAGGAAAATTTAATCTTTCTTTTTTTATTTTCATTCCCTATGAATATGACTAGAACAATGGCCGATATGATTACATCAACAGCAAAGAAACGACTTCCGTTAGTCTGAAAGATTTGAGATATTAATAATTCCAAATTAAATCCATTTTTAATAAAAAAGGAAACAAGAAAGAAATAGGGAACGACTAATCCGATGATTGCTAATGTAAAATAAATTCTTTTTTTCATTTTTCCTCCGATGGATGGTCCAATTTCGTGATTCAGCTTAGTACAAACATACTACTCAATAATGGGCTTTCCCATTTATAATATGTTGGTTTCCCCCTTTTGCAACTGATATTGAATCTTCATTGACTTTCATTATTTTTAGAAATAAATCGGACAAGCTAATAGAATATAACATTCTAGGTGTACCTGAAAGAAGTACCTGTTTATACTTCCTTCAGGCTTACAATTATATTTCCTTTTTAAAATCCTATAAAATATGAATTCTTCCTATCAGTTAATTTTCTAATAAGATCATTCATCCAATCAGAATTATCCTCACAGACAGCTAGGTCAATAGATCTTTGTAGCTTTTTATAAGATATAAAATGATGCAATCTATAGAAATTGGGCATCTGTAGGAGTTCTTCCCTAGAGATATTATTTACGTTTCTATAGCCTTTAATAAACGATAGAAATCTTTCATCCTTTTCCTGGAGCTTTTTTCCATCATCAAATAAATCTCTTAATGCATAAGCAATATCTGCGACATACCATGAATAAAGGGAATCATCAAAGTCGATCGTATATAGTCCTTTTTCGTTCCAGATCACATTATCTAACTCGAAATCGTAATGGATAAGACCATAATTTTCCTTGTTCTTTCTTAAAGTCTTTAGCCAATTACTAAGATATTCATATTCCTTTAATTCTGCATAATCCATTGATTGAGATTCATTTAAATATTCTTCAATTATATCCATATGCGAACTTCTATGGACTGCAATCTCTTTAGGCATTTCTTTGAATGCGTTGTGAAGCTTTCCGAGGGATTCCCCCCAAATAAGAAAGTCATTACTATCCATACTATCAATATCTTTATGCTCTCCGCATAGACGCTCAAATACACAGGTATGAAAAGTACCATATTGAGTTTTCATGCTTTCAACATATTTATCATTGATGGAAAGAATAGGTCTTGAGATATGGATCTTTTTAGATTTTAAATACTGTAACAACGCAATCTCTGATTCAATGCTTTCTAATGAACGTTCTGAATCACTATTGAATCTGAGAACAAAGTGTTGTTCTTCCTTTTTAATATAGCATACAAAATTAGCGCTAGCACGCCACATTTTAATCCAGTTTTCTTCATGTTTCCAATACTTTGCCAACTCTGCTGCCAATTCACAATCCCAATCTGAATTTACAGTAGAAAATACATCTCTCATTAGAGATAATTTCATCATAAGTCGCTCCTATAATTTTGCGATGTTTTAGAGTTCTCTTGATTAAAGGAAAGACTTATAATATTTATTATACTATTCGTCTTTCCACCGTTTAACTATTCTTATGTAATTATTAGTAGTACTATTCATATATTTTCTGCCTCCTTATATTTTCCCAGCCAGGAATAGCCAGAAACCGATTTGAATTTAATTTAGACCTGAGTATAACATGTCATGTTTTTGAGATATAAGAAGAATCGTAACAACCTAATAGTTTCTTTATCATTCATGAACAAATAATTTCATAGTCAATATATGATCCACTGAAACTCGTATCAGTATTATTTTCCCTTACACGAATCTTATTAAATCCGACACTTTCGTAATTCTTTTGAGCAGCTATTAGATCCCTATTTGTTGTGACCCTAATCTTCTTCACAGTATTTTCAAAGATTCTTGAAATAGCATTTTGAAGTTGTTGCTTTCCATATTTTAAGCCTTTGTATTCTGAAATAATACAGTTATGACCTAACTCCACATACTCTGGAATATTTCTTGGATCCCAACAAACAAAACCTATAGCCTTATCTTCTAAACAAGTGATAATACAACAGCTATCAGCTATTGTTAGGTTGTCATAAAAGAAGTCATCACATTCTTGCCAATTAGACAGAAAATGTTCCTTGTATCTAATATCAAATGAATAGGCCTTTTCAAGGAGATTGAACAATATCCCTCTTTTAAAATCACTCGGTTTTCGAAACTCAATTTTCATATAGCTTCCCCTTTTTTATATCTTTTATTCCAAGGTATAATTCAAACTCTTCTGTATACACAAGAACTACTTAGGCTCCAAGCTTTTATAGGAACTCTCAATCCTATCCATTTCCTTTGTAACTTCTCTAATTAACCCGTTATAGTCCTCATTGAATTCAAGATATTTGAATCTGCTAAATAAAATTTGCAATTATGAAAGTATATAACTGAAGAGTTCAACCAGGAAACACTTTATAGATCATGAATATTTCTAATTAACAACAATGTCCAGGTAGGGGCACAGCTTCATAGTTCTCCTCCCATTGCCCCCCTTTCCCTATATCCTCGATCCTGTTTCATAATAGACAACTTGGTCATTCATCATAGCCTCTTTACTTCTTTCATACTTACCTTTCAATATTAGAAGGGCCTTCTAACAACTTTAGAAAGACCAGCTAACTTTTTTAGAAGGCCCTTCTAAAACTTTTAGATGCCCTTTCTAATTGAATAATGCTTACAGGAGAAGTCAATAGATTATGATTTGAAAAGTAAAAATAAGCTGTCACAAACTATCCTTGTGACAGCCATGATAGCAGTCCCTAAGACCATTCTTTCAGCAACATCCTTGCCTCTTTAGCATAGGCTTGCTGATCGATATTTAAGGAGGATTGTTGTCCCTCTAGTTTATTAAAAACATCTGATATAATGGTCAAAGCTTCCTCTTTGTCATCCATAGTAGGCTTAACCTGAGCTTCATAAGCCCGAGCCTTTTCATTAGGACTAGAGGCTTTGTTATAATCAGACTTAATGTCCTCCCATTCTTTTAATCGTTTCTTAAGACTCCAGCCTCTAGCATAGAGATGACGAGCTAATTGGATGTTATAGTCATAGCGGAAGAATCCTACATCTTGTTTCTGTATTTGTTCCTTATATAAGGCCAAAGTATAGTAACCATAACTTACTGCCCACACTTTATCACCAAACATTAATCCTCCTGGTACTTGTTCATACATTTGCCCGAGGACAAAATAAGAATCGACGAAGTCCGGATCCAATTCAACCACCTTAAGAAGATCATCACGCATAGGCTTGGCCTTTGATAAGGAATCCATAATACCATTGATGGTAGCTATCCTTCCCACATTACCAGCTCTCCAGAAGTAACCTAATCCATTACCAGGATCAGCGGCGATGGCTTTATCAGCAGCTTCTAGACCTGATTCATATAAGGAAAGGGCTTTATCTTCATCACCGCTCCCCTGCTCTTCTAGGAATCCTGCTTGATTATAGAAGCGGGCGATTCTCCAAAGGATCTCAGCTTTTTCTTTAGAACGGGAAGCGGAACTAAGATCTTGATTAGCTTGTTTAATACCCTCATCAATCTTGTAATCACTGAATAAATTATCTAATACAGCTAGTTTCTCCTGTGCATACACCGAAGCAAGCATTGATAGGAACAACACAATTAGTACGGTATTTCTTTTCATATTTTTTTCCTTAAAATGATTTCAATAACACACTTATACCCATCGTATCCTACATTTTCTGTTAGAAACAATACGCAAATCTAACAATCAGATAATTCACAATTAACAAGGCCGTTCAACAATGTCACATCATTTAAACTGAAAGGAGAGCTTTTATGAAAAGCCTTGCTAGTGTATTAAAAACAGCTTCTTTAATACTTATCACAGCCCTAACATTGATGGGGTGTCAAAAAAAACAAACACCCCAAACAGTCTCGAAATCATCTGATGGACCTGTAGAAATAGAGTTTTGGCATGCCTTCAGTGATGCCCCACGATCCGATT from Spirochaeta cellobiosiphila DSM 17781 includes these protein-coding regions:
- a CDS encoding RluA family pseudouridine synthase, which gives rise to MLIEEHQVEWDDHYPIRVDKYMSDILGYLTRSQLKNRTREVYINGKLAKLSKTVKDEDFIRLCLTDPPSLDIKAEPIPLDILYEDKDCLVLNKVQGMVVHPAQGNYTGTLVHGLLYHLKNHEDNFEEANLRPGIVHRLDKDTSGVIITAKSQDSLEYFAEQFRNRETHKQYLAIIKGLLPQKEGQVEGYIKRDEVNRKIFEMHDAKGKHSLTKWKVLEEWSDYSLVELSPVTGRTHQLRVHMKELGCPILGDPLYARKDKIYKDASLCLHAFHLEIRLPIDGQVHSFEASLPLHMLNLIDQLRTMGG
- the pdxT gene encoding pyridoxal 5'-phosphate synthase glutaminase subunit PdxT; this encodes MTKKEWPKEVGNMIIGVLSLQGGYAKHAESMIALGADTRYVRSREELEQVDGLILPGGESTTIGKLLDRFEMLTPLKDKLANGFPVYGTCAGMILLAKDIKGYSQFKLDALDISVERNAYGRQIESFEAEIPSSFTDTPVRGVFIRAPRITNIGKEVEVLASFEDVPVLVREGNVLAGSFHPELTDDKRIHQYFLEMVKNRADV
- the murI gene encoding glutamate racemase; protein product: MYYLDKMLNQPVVIIDSGVGGLPYLKDIRKSLPLENYIYVADTAHFPYGDKSEEELNQVVLDLVTHVTQKWNPKLLLVACNTASVSSLKVLRDHFSYPIVGVVPAVKPAAKQSKNRIGVLATKATVKASYVDRLIVDFASDKEVIKVGAGDIVKAVEQRYLNEVKVLENVVYESLRPFTNSGIDTLVLGCTHFLHVKDLISDSLGSSVKVIDSCEGVTKQVHCVLNKERKLNNKKTDKDFFITTSSVDHNQYDGFLKEFQLTWGEALC
- a CDS encoding MBL fold metallo-hydrolase; protein product: MKIFPYFSPEMLSNSYLIGPDKGGEAILIDPGQLDTNLLMMIEDNNFYIKGVLITRFSPAHTHGLRTLLRVYDAQVYAHRNAVYEGSYYPVKDQEVLPFNNFNVQCQFIPEHYSDSVMYHLNDWVFTGDVLSAGNFGHTENLFKNSNLKLALTQGLFKMEPKTQLFPGFGPPTTVEGETKWNLASHSS
- the rsgA gene encoding ribosome small subunit-dependent GTPase A encodes the protein MLIGRVILGINNIFTVECHEERYECRIKGKILKDVVGAYNPLAVGDLVNFELDEHHPGKGMILSRKERKNFFARWNKKRRAPQTICANLDQVLCVTSPESPPFRPRFIDRVVIAAEQGNVPMAIVVNKIDQNIDENMQIRLHHFEQLGIPIYYCSAKQGTGMETLEKAIFGKYTAFVGQSGVGKSSILNALEPGLKLQVGQLNEKYNRGNHTTCFAVEVSQINEAGIVDTPGIRELEVSELESDDLVHHFEEFIPYISECGFQPCTHTHEPKCAVKKAVESGLILEDRYLSYCNIFDSLKEHQKW
- a CDS encoding pentapeptide repeat-containing protein — translated: MDDFNKPIINYLSVSDKVFRDKDFTDKIWHMVKLSHCKFYNCNFERAKLTLFMSPFSEFADCQFDGAFIQYSDFSGSVLQNCSLVESDILHSNFNGIEGNNLDFSDSDLYLSRFRSSQLRNIKFVDCNLKRVDFQGCRRHEVTFKYSNFEEAFFDSESSQ
- the cysD gene encoding sulfate adenylyltransferase subunit CysD, which produces MSYVQSTIKSLESQSIHIIREVASEFDNPVMLYSIGKDSSVMLHLARKAFYPGKIPFPLLHIDTSYKFDEMISFRDQLAKELDIKLIVHSNTPALDKGMNPWSEGTVTCCGALKTKALLDALKEGGFDAAFGGARRDEEKSRAKERIYSFRDRNGQWNPKRQRPELWQNYNGKIGFGESIRVFPLSNWTELDIWTYIRLEQIPISDLYFGQPRLVIKRNNQLIPYVAGKTPLQGEEQPQLVNSRFRTLGCWPCTGAVPSNAVSIDDIIEETMTVRLSERTTRIIDHDQDSSMEQKKREGYF
- a CDS encoding DUF2834 domain-containing protein, translating into MKKRIYFTLAIIGLVVPYFFLVSFFIKNGFNLELLISQIFQTNGSRFFAVDVIISAIVLVIFIGNENKKRKIKFSWISILGTFTVGVSFGLPVFLFLKELSKPEELE
- the pdxS gene encoding pyridoxal 5'-phosphate synthase lyase subunit PdxS; the protein is MSEKQFTDRQKATWRNKVGLAEMLKGGVIMDVVTPEHAKIAEEAGACAVMALERVPADIRADGGVARMSDPKLIKEIQEAVSIPVMAKCRIGHFAEAQILEALGVDFVDESEVLTPADDQFHVYKDDFKVPFVCGAKNLGEALRRIGEGAAMIRTKGEPGTGDVIEAVRHMRTMVDEIKRLTTLPKQQLMSAAKDLQAPYDLVCEVAETGKLPVPNFSAGGIATPADAALMMQLGAEAVFVGSGIFKSDNPARRAKAIVEAVTYYNDPKKLAEISEDLGGPMTGINCDDLSDKERMAERGW
- a CDS encoding YggS family pyridoxal phosphate-dependent enzyme, which codes for MEQVKVNLNIVRNGLKEACHKAGRSSDEVRLMAVSKNHPLEAAMAAYEEGQRLFGENRVQEALDKFTNPPGDLELHMIGHLQSKKASKVPGLFSAIQSLDKIKTATLLDKKATDLGLQLNVLIEMNTSGEASKNGLEGEDNLWKLVEHVNGLSSLHLKGLMTLAPFVGEEVPIRRSFAALYDMYQKGIAKGYDWDTLSMGMSGDYQWAIQEGSTLVRVGTAIFGHRVYA